In Hevea brasiliensis isolate MT/VB/25A 57/8 chromosome 13, ASM3005281v1, whole genome shotgun sequence, a single genomic region encodes these proteins:
- the LOC110671479 gene encoding probable flavin-containing monooxygenase 1 — MENRVAIIGAGVSGLLACKYTLNKGLTPTVFEAEERIGGVWARTIDSTRLQNTKQVYQFSDFPWPSSVKDEHPTHTQVMEYLESYAHNFNVFPCIKFNSRVISIDYVGESFQEMESWDLWGGTGKPFGSKGKWHIKVQHTKTCSIEEYHAEFVILCIGQFSGVPNIPEFSPDEGPQVFKGKVMHSGDFSALDNLGTEKFIQGKRVAVIGSHKSAADTATECANTNGVNFPCTMVQRNAQWFLPGGSFSVFLLGFLYLNRFSELLVHKPGETFLFSFLVTLLSPLRWGISKFMESYLKWTLPLKKYGMLPKFSFDEHMSSCQIAMLPENFFDKVEEGSIIIKNSQSFRFCREGLIIEGEAQPLETDIVIFATGFKGYEKLANIFESSVFQDCLKATAPLLLYRQILHPRIPQLAIIGYNESFSTLGNSELKSLWLANFLDGNLELPCVKSMEKEAKMWGDHIKQVTGRYFKRACISNANIWYNDQLCKDMGYNPRRKNGFLRDLFIPYAPTDYADLTTK; from the exons ATGGAAAATCGTGTGGCGATCATCGGAGCAGGAGTTAGTGGCCTTCTTGCCTGCAAGTACACTCTCAACAAGGGATTGACTCCAACAGTTTTTGAAGCTGAAGAAAGAATTGGAGGAGTTTGGGCACGTACTATTGACTCAACCAGGCTCCAAAACACCAAACAAGTATACCAGTTTTCTGATTTTCCATGGCCTTCCTCTGTAAAAGATGAGCATCCTACCCACACCCAGGTTATGGAGTATCTTGAATCTTATGCTCATAATTTCAATGTCTTTCCTTGCATAAAATTCAATTCCAGAGTCATCTCTATAGATTATGTAGGAGAATCTTTTCAAGAGATGGAATCATGGGATCTATGGGGTGGAACTGGTAAGCCTTTTGGCTCTAAAGGAAAATGGCATATCAAGGTTCAACACACCAAAACTTGCAGCATAGAG GAATATCATGCTGAGTTTGTTATTCTTTGCATTGGACAATTTAGTGGCGTTCCAAACATTCCAGAGTTCTCTCCAGATGAAGGGCCACAAGTATTCAAGGGCAAGGTAATGCATTCAGGTGACTTCTCTGCTTTGGACAATTTGGGTACTGAAAAATTCATCCAAGGAAAGAGAGTTGCAGTCATTGGTTCACACAAATCTGCAGCTGATACAGCAACAGAATGTGCCAATACAAATG GAGTCAATTTCCCATGCACGATGGTTCAAAGGAATGCTCAATGGTTTCTGCCTGGCGGCTCTTTCTCTGTATTTTTGCTTGGTTTTTTGTACTTGAATCGCTTCTCAGAACTATTGGTTCATAAGCCTGGAGAAACATTTCTATTTAGCTTTTTGGTCACCTTGCTTTCACCCTTG AGATGGGGAATTTCCAAATTCATGGAGAGCTATCTCAAGTGGACTCTCCCATTGAAGAAGTATGGAATGCTACCCAAATTCAGCTTTGATGAACATATGTCTTCATGTCAGATTGCAATGCTACCCGAAAATTTCTTCGACAAAGTGGAAGAGGGGAGCATCATCATTAAGAATTCGCAAAGCTTTAGGTTCTGTAGAGAAGGTCTAATTATTGAAGGAGAAGCTCAGCCATTAGAAACAGACATTGTGATTTTCGCCACAGGATTCAAGGGTTATGAAAAACTTGCAAACATTTTTGAGTCTTCAGTTTTCCAGGATTGCTTAAAGGCCACTGCACCACTTCTCCTTTACAG GCAAATACTTCATCCTAGAATACCTCAATTGGCGATTATAGGATATAATGAGAGTTTCTCAACTCTGGGAAACTCTGAATTGAAAAGCCTATGGTTAGCAAATTTTCTTGATGGAAACCTTGAATTGCCTTGTGTTAAGAGCATGGAAAAGGAGGCCAAGATGTGGGGAGATCACATCAAGCAGGTTACTGGGAGATACTTTAAGAGAGCTTGTATTAGCAACGCTAATATATGGTATAATGACCAACTCTGCAAGGACATGGGCTACAACCCCAGAAGAAAGAATGGGTTTTTAAGAGACCTGTTTATACCATATGCACCAACAGATTATGCAGATCTCACTACCAAGTGA